The following are encoded together in the Synchiropus splendidus isolate RoL2022-P1 chromosome 7, RoL_Sspl_1.0, whole genome shotgun sequence genome:
- the cldn26 gene encoding putative claudin-24 → MVLLTTKMMQRTALFVTSGGLVTSLVTTFLPLWKTMNSDLNELENWYSGLWHACVYTEEVGVQCKAYDSILDLPLDLQISRVLMLVSIIFGGFALLAAVPGLDGVIMFSGQPGVKRGLLILAGVLSWVSGLTTLTPVSILAYTTVVEFWDEGFPDVMPRWEYGEAMFSGWFGGLALVIGGSLFFVAVCMGDYEQQPLSPDVKKSSQQYMKTEIL, encoded by the coding sequence ATGGTTTTACTCACCACGAAAATGATGCAAAGGACGGCTCTGTTTGTGACCTCTGGGGGTCTGGTGACCTCTCTGGTCACCACTTTCCTTCCACTGTGGAAGACCATGAACTCGGACCTGAATGAACTGGAGAACTGGTACTCGGGACTCTGGCACGCCTGTGTCTACACCGAGGAGGTGGGGGTGCAGTGTAAAGCGTACGACTCTATTCTGGATCTTCCTCTGGACCTGCAGATCTCCAGAGTTCTCATGCTGGTCTCCATCATCTTTGGAGGCTTTGCTCTGCTGGCAGCCGTTCCCGGACTTGATGGAGTCATAATGTTCTCAGGCCAGCCGGGGGTGAAGAGAGGGCTCCTGATCCTGGCTGGGGTTCTGTCCTGGGTATCGGGTCTGACCACTCTCACGCCAGTCTCCATCCTGGCCTACACCACGGTGGTGGAGTTCTGGGATGAAGGTTTTCCTGACGTGATGCCTCGCTGGGAGTACGGAGAGGCCATGTTCTCCGGATGGTTTGGGGGTTTGGCCCTGGTCATCGGAGGGAGCCTCTTCTTCGTGGCAGTGTGCATGGGCGACTACGAACAGCAGCCGCTGAGCCCCGACGTGAAGAAGAGCAGCCAACAATACATGAAGACTGAGATTCTGTAG